In the Pirellulales bacterium genome, GGCACAGGCACAATGGTACAAGATCCTAACCAAAATACCGCAAATAACTGGTTGTTTGATAATGGTGGTCCAAAATAACAAACATTTTTTCCAGGGGATTTATATGTTGTTTAATAGCGATGAATTACTGTTGACTAATCACGCAATTACTTGGATCTTAAATGTACCTGTCTATAAAGTTGCACCCATTGACATAACTGATCAAGATAATAGATTTATTCAGCAAATTGTCATGCCTATGATACGCAATGTGCGAAATAGCAATAGACCTTACGCGTTCGTTAATGCTAACTGCATGCGAAATGAAGATGTGGTAGTAATTGAAGATAATCCACGTTTAATGTCAACAATAATTCTTTGCATTATACGATTTTACGAAGAACTTAAGCATTCTCCTGACGAAATTAGGATTGTTACAACATTATCCTTAGAAGTCTTGGAGTCATTGGTTATTCGTATTAAAAGTAATATAAACATATGATGTATTGTAGCGGCGGCATGTGCCATAAATAGTGCCGAGCGTGGTTAGCCCAGGTTAAAAATCGGGTACCCAAAGAACTTGTTCCTTAGCCGCGCAGCGTCGGGAAGCATTTTTAGAATAGTTCGGCTATAACCAATAGGCTTCTTGTGCTGCGCACACTGGAACAAGTTCTAGTGCTATCCACTAATTACACTTCTTCCGGCCCGCTGCGGGATGTCTTTACGCAAACGTACGAGTACGACGCGCTCGCGCGGAATACCAAGATCATTGGCCAGCAGGGGGCGTCCGCGGCGTTTAACACGCTCACATACGCGTTTGACGCGCTCAACCGCATTACCACGCTGGCTAGCGTCGATGGGACGACGCAGCACAATTATGACGGCGCCGGTCAGTTGGTCTTTGCCGATCATACGGCGGCGGGGGGAAAGGTCCTGCCGACGGACGAGGGGTACACGCTGGACCTGAACGGCAACCGGACGCAAACCAACCGCGGCGGACTAAAGACGGTCGAGAACCACCTGCAAAACCGGGTCTATCGGGACGGGGATTTTGAGTACCAGCACAACGCCGAGGGGCAACTGGTCACCCGCTGGAGAATGGTCGGGGCCACGCGCACCAGCGAACGCGTGGAGAACGTCTACGACCCGCGTGGGCGGCAGACCCTGGCGACGCAGTTTAATTCATCGAATCAAAAGACGTACGAGGTCGCGTATGAGTATGACGCGTTTAATCGGCGGACGGCGCGGATTGAACGGACGTTCAATCCCGGGACCGGCGCATTGACGGGCGTCATTGTGGAACGGTTTGTGTATGACGGGACGGATGTTGTTTTGGATTTACGCGGTAGTGGCGCGACCGAATCCGCCGCCGAGGCCGCGCTGGTGGTTAAGACGCGGTACCTCTGGGCGGATCACGCGCGGTCTGGCGAGACAAGTCTCTTGCTCGCCCAAGAGGATGTTACCGGCACAACGCCAGTCGTGGCGAACGTCCTCTGGGCGTTTGTGGACCACCAAAGCACGCTGCGCGACCTGGTCCGGCTGAATGCGGGGACGTTCACGCTCTATTCAAGCGCGCACTACGTGTTTGATTCGTTTGGTCGGTTCATCACGGGCAAGGAAAACGGCGCAACGGTCACCACGCCCACGTTGACAAGGTATCTGTTTACCAGTCAGGAGTATGACACCCGGCTCCGCACGATTCATTACGGCGGTCGCGAGTACAACCCCGATTCCGGCAGGTTTACGACCGTTGATCCACTCGGCTTTGCCGCCGGGGATACCAACCTGCAACGCTATACGGGGAACGATCCGGTGAATCACACGGATCCTACGGGGATGCAAGTGCCATATGGTCCACAGCGACCTCCAAACCAAGTGCCTTTTGGTTCACAGCAGCCTCAAGAACCAACTGATGAACAACCGCCACCTGGAGCGGATGGTTACCATGGCTATGTTCCAAGCCCTGATGGGGGTTACAACTTAGAATTAACGCCAGATGTTGATCCAAGTGTTTTGAGGAATTTAGAACGCAATAAAAACTATAAACATCATCGCGGCCCCGTTTTACCAATTGGTCCAGACCCGGAATGCCAACCAGGTCGGCCTGCCACAAAAGAGGAGAAGGCTCTCGCACGTTTTATACTGGGTTTCATACCATACCTGGGCGAGGGACTGGATTGGATGGAGGTGATTACCGGCGAAGATGCGGCGACCGGCGAACCACTGACGCCGTTAGAACGAATCATTACCGGAGGAGCAGGTGTTCTACCTTTTGTGGGAGGATCCGCGGGACGATGGTTATTGAAAAAGTTTGTTGGCAAGGCGGATGAGGCCATCGAGGGAGCAAAAGATCTTGCTAAGGCAATTCCCGACAATACACCAAGTCCCGCGACACTGCCCCCAACGCCATCCCCGAAGAATTCCGTTACACCCTCGCCAAAGGGAAGCGGAACGGGTAGTATTCAGAATAATGCCACGCCCTCGGGGTCAAATGTCCCCGGTGCACCAAATCCGGCCACACCAGGCACTCCCGGACAGCCAAAAGCCGGCTCCGGAGCAAAACCCACGTCGCCGGAACTGGAGCCGTCCGGGACAAGCACAGCGGATAAAGCGCGGGAAGCGAAGACGGGCGCCGAGGCGAAGAATAGCGGGGGTGGAGGGCCGCAGAATCCGTCAGGCTCGTCAAATCCACCCAACAATAGTGGGGGCGGTTCGCCTGACCCCGAACCCAGATCTGCAGATGCGAAACCAAAAAAACCCAAAAATACGCATATTACAAAAACTGAATCTGAAGCTGCTGCTATGGCGGAAGCATGGAAACAAGGTCAAACCACACGTCCATTAATTGATCGTGCAACTGGAAAAGTAATAGGGGAGATCACAGAAGATGGTAAGAGAGTCATTAGATACCCACATTCGGATAAAGGAACTCCTCAGCTTCACTGGAACTTAGAAGACAAAACGACTGGCGAAAACATTCATGTGGTGATTCAATGATGATTACAAGTTTTTACTATCTTTCATACCCAGATTCACTTCCAACCGATGAATTGGTGGCGGCAAGTGAGGTTTATGTTGAAGTTTCAGAAACTGAAGGAAGTATTGAACACTTTGATCACACTTACGCTATTCAGGTCTGTACAATTGAATACATTAGACAACAACTTGGCAATCAACTTTGTTTTTATGCTAAGTCGATTATAGTTGTAGAGCGATTTTCAGACGATGTTATCAAGTTAGCATTAGAGTCTGTCTTATCAAAAATTGATGAAATTGCGATCAAGAAATAGCGGGTTGCCCTCGGCGGCGTAGCACAGGCGAAATATTCTTTTTTAAAACCACGCCCTGTGCCAAAATTAGTGCAACACTAAAAATGACGCAATCGAATCTGAAAAATCGTAAGCCTAACGAGGTGGATACGCCGTTACTCGCTTCCGACCTATGCAGAAATTGCAAACATACCACCTCACACGAACGCC is a window encoding:
- a CDS encoding RHS repeat-associated core domain-containing protein; translation: MLRTLEQVLVLSTNYTSSGPLRDVFTQTYEYDALARNTKIIGQQGASAAFNTLTYAFDALNRITTLASVDGTTQHNYDGAGQLVFADHTAAGGKVLPTDEGYTLDLNGNRTQTNRGGLKTVENHLQNRVYRDGDFEYQHNAEGQLVTRWRMVGATRTSERVENVYDPRGRQTLATQFNSSNQKTYEVAYEYDAFNRRTARIERTFNPGTGALTGVIVERFVYDGTDVVLDLRGSGATESAAEAALVVKTRYLWADHARSGETSLLLAQEDVTGTTPVVANVLWAFVDHQSTLRDLVRLNAGTFTLYSSAHYVFDSFGRFITGKENGATVTTPTLTRYLFTSQEYDTRLRTIHYGGREYNPDSGRFTTVDPLGFAAGDTNLQRYTGNDPVNHTDPTGMQVPYGPQRPPNQVPFGSQQPQEPTDEQPPPGADGYHGYVPSPDGGYNLELTPDVDPSVLRNLERNKNYKHHRGPVLPIGPDPECQPGRPATKEEKALARFILGFIPYLGEGLDWMEVITGEDAATGEPLTPLERIITGGAGVLPFVGGSAGRWLLKKFVGKADEAIEGAKDLAKAIPDNTPSPATLPPTPSPKNSVTPSPKGSGTGSIQNNATPSGSNVPGAPNPATPGTPGQPKAGSGAKPTSPELEPSGTSTADKAREAKTGAEAKNSGGGGPQNPSGSSNPPNNSGGGSPDPEPRSADAKPKKPKNTHITKTESEAAAMAEAWKQGQTTRPLIDRATGKVIGEITEDGKRVIRYPHSDKGTPQLHWNLEDKTTGENIHVVIQ